A section of the Marinoscillum sp. 108 genome encodes:
- a CDS encoding lipopolysaccharide biosynthesis protein: MGVVIRQSFWGSVFAYVGVVIGYLNALYLRPKYLDPEQIGLLNIVVNNALLIAPFICLGMPSTLVKYYPHVEKDEARRRSFLSNQIYLILFANILGALLFFIFTDDIKSVFEKKSAAYNEYIFLSLMILVSQTFFIQLQSYSRVVLDIVVPAILKDIYLRIGYALLICLYAANLIDFGDTVKGLTLVYISATIIEAMHVLINQNFKMSLFSWTSMKKWIAETWNYSIYNLAASAGNSIYTNISFLLITTLIGLESNGIFTTCFYIGIIIELPNRAVLMITAPVVSREFKNKNYVEIENLYQRSSLTLGCIGFLFLIGIVCNIEDLFLMIPNGKVFSQGLYVVMAISFAKVFDMLFGLNGNILAYSEHYRVNVYFLLLSVAVLCILNLTLLPTIGINGAGIAFLVSTILFNLLKHYYIVRHLKISLFTKNHIWLLLIGFGTMLLFYFVSIWESPVLNIVGKSALISTFYGILIYKFNISRDINSFVKSIFKKYLNIKI, translated from the coding sequence ATGGGTGTAGTCATCAGACAGAGTTTTTGGGGGTCAGTATTTGCATACGTCGGGGTAGTAATCGGATACCTCAACGCCCTTTATCTCCGACCCAAATATTTGGATCCTGAGCAAATTGGGCTACTTAATATTGTAGTGAATAATGCACTTTTGATTGCCCCTTTTATTTGCCTTGGAATGCCCTCTACCCTGGTCAAATACTATCCCCACGTAGAAAAAGATGAAGCCAGGAGAAGATCATTTTTAAGTAACCAGATTTATCTGATCTTATTTGCTAACATTCTCGGAGCACTACTATTTTTCATTTTCACCGATGACATTAAGTCCGTCTTTGAAAAGAAATCCGCGGCATACAACGAGTACATTTTCCTGAGTCTGATGATTCTGGTCAGCCAGACATTTTTCATTCAACTGCAATCATACAGCAGGGTGGTTTTGGATATCGTTGTTCCTGCCATCTTAAAGGATATTTATCTCAGAATTGGCTATGCCTTGCTCATTTGCCTATATGCTGCCAACTTGATTGATTTTGGTGATACGGTCAAAGGCCTGACGCTCGTTTACATATCAGCTACCATAATAGAAGCAATGCATGTTCTTATTAATCAGAACTTCAAAATGAGTTTGTTCTCATGGACAAGCATGAAAAAATGGATAGCAGAAACCTGGAATTACTCCATATACAATCTCGCCGCCTCTGCAGGAAACTCTATATATACCAATATTAGCTTTCTTTTGATTACTACATTGATTGGACTTGAGTCAAATGGGATATTCACCACCTGCTTTTACATTGGGATTATCATAGAACTACCCAATAGAGCAGTGCTGATGATTACAGCACCGGTAGTATCCAGGGAGTTCAAAAATAAAAATTACGTAGAAATCGAGAATCTATACCAGAGAAGCTCACTTACCTTGGGATGCATTGGATTTCTATTCCTGATTGGCATAGTATGTAACATCGAGGACCTATTCCTGATGATCCCAAATGGGAAGGTATTCTCTCAGGGCCTGTATGTGGTAATGGCCATAAGTTTTGCCAAAGTTTTTGATATGCTCTTTGGGCTGAATGGGAACATACTGGCTTATTCTGAGCATTACAGGGTGAATGTTTACTTCCTCCTGTTGTCCGTTGCTGTTCTCTGTATTCTGAACCTTACATTGTTGCCAACGATAGGGATCAATGGTGCCGGGATTGCCTTTCTGGTATCCACAATTCTCTTTAATTTGCTAAAGCATTATTATATCGTCAGGCACTTAAAGATTTCCTTGTTTACAAAAAACCACATCTGGCTCCTTCTAATTGGCTTTGGCACAATGCTCCTCTTCTATTTTGTATCGATCTGGGAGAGTCCAGTATTGAACATCGTGGGGAAATCTGCTTTAATTAGTACGTTTTATGGAATACTCATTTACAAATTCAATATTTCCAGGGACATTAACTCATTTGTTAAATCCATCTTTAAGAAATACCTAAATATCAAAATCTGA
- a CDS encoding sulfite exporter TauE/SafE family protein, whose protein sequence is MTWIEALILLGVGLFTGVINTLAGGGSLITLPLFIFMGLPSSEANATNRIGVFLQSLVAVGGFKSKGVSVFPYAFYVSITAVIGCIIGAYFAIDIKGPLFNKILAVVMVIVIILTVLKPYLAHKGTLEIFTPRRKLLTIVLFFFVGLYGGFIQAGVGFLIIATLTGVHGFNMAKTNSIKSFVIVCYTLVALGIFWWEDQIRWDYGLTLAAGNSAGGWIASRWSVGKDDKWIRLILIVTVVGLAIKLWFFS, encoded by the coding sequence ATGACCTGGATAGAAGCATTGATTTTGTTGGGCGTAGGCCTGTTTACAGGTGTGATCAATACCTTGGCAGGGGGCGGTTCACTCATCACCCTTCCACTCTTCATCTTCATGGGACTGCCCTCGAGTGAGGCCAACGCGACCAACAGAATTGGCGTGTTTTTACAAAGTCTTGTGGCGGTGGGTGGCTTCAAAAGTAAAGGTGTGTCCGTATTTCCCTATGCCTTCTATGTGAGTATCACCGCCGTAATTGGCTGTATCATTGGGGCTTATTTTGCCATTGATATTAAGGGCCCGCTTTTCAATAAAATACTGGCTGTGGTGATGGTTATAGTGATCATCCTAACGGTACTGAAACCCTATCTGGCTCACAAGGGTACCTTGGAGATCTTCACTCCTCGAAGAAAGCTCCTGACCATCGTACTTTTCTTTTTTGTGGGCCTATATGGCGGATTCATCCAGGCGGGAGTGGGTTTTCTGATCATCGCCACCCTCACAGGAGTTCATGGATTCAATATGGCCAAGACCAACAGCATCAAGTCCTTTGTGATCGTATGCTACACGCTGGTAGCCCTGGGCATCTTCTGGTGGGAAGATCAGATCAGATGGGACTATGGGCTTACCCTGGCTGCTGGCAACTCCGCTGGGGGATGGATCGCCAGTCGCTGGTCAGTGGGTAAAGATGACAAGTGGATTCGACTTATATTAATAGTGACTGTAGTGGGTCTGGCAATCAAGCTGTGGTTTTTCAGTTGA
- the folK gene encoding 2-amino-4-hydroxy-6-hydroxymethyldihydropteridine diphosphokinase: MKGIFLLLGSNLGDRMQNMQRAKDILAAHEINISDFSAVYESAPWGDENQGWFLNMVLKIDTIHDPESLLQSCLDTEIQMGRTRLKKWGERIIDVDILYYHDVVIESPHLRIPHPGIAMRRFTLMPLVELAPHEIHPVLKLPQKQLLEICPDMLECHKTDLYLHI; encoded by the coding sequence ATGAAAGGGATTTTTCTACTTTTAGGCTCCAATCTGGGTGATCGGATGCAAAACATGCAACGGGCCAAAGATATATTGGCCGCACATGAAATCAACATCAGCGACTTTTCGGCCGTGTATGAGTCTGCCCCCTGGGGGGATGAAAATCAAGGTTGGTTTTTAAACATGGTTTTAAAGATTGACACCATTCATGATCCCGAAAGCCTGCTCCAGTCCTGTCTGGATACAGAGATACAGATGGGAAGGACGAGGCTCAAGAAATGGGGCGAGCGAATCATTGATGTTGATATTCTATACTATCATGACGTTGTAATAGAAAGTCCTCACCTGAGGATACCACATCCCGGCATTGCCATGCGGCGCTTTACCCTGATGCCACTGGTAGAACTGGCGCCACATGAAATACACCCGGTGCTCAAACTACCCCAGAAACAACTACTCGAAATCTGTCCCGACATGCTGGAGTGTCACAAGACTGATCTGTACCTGCATATATGA
- the sppA gene encoding signal peptide peptidase SppA translates to MAFLRNLLATIVGLFIFCFLLIFLLGSIAASSESIPHVEDNSVLHLNLSGVVVEKAVDDPLQELLGGGPAPISLLDLLAAIDAAAYDDRIRGIYIEPQFLSAGYSSLQEIRDAIIDFKSSGKFVHAYGEYISEGDYYLVSVADSIYLNPQGSLEFNGLTAGVTFFKGLFDKLEIEPEIFRVGEYKSFVEPFIRKSMSEENRRQLTELITSVHDTYLQNVSATRGISVDALKEISDQMKVRLPEDAARVGLVSKVAYEDEMVDLLKSEVGLGSGEDLTLITFDKYMKTTSASSLSSNKIAVIVANGDIVMGEVDDAVGSDQFAKEIRKARESSSVKAIVLRVNSPGGSLTASDIIWREIMLTKGKKPIIASMSDVAASGGYFIAMPCDTIVAQPNTITGSIGIFGLLFNFGDFLENKLGITNESVSTGEFSDLMTVTRSLTEYERSIIQNQVEEGYRTFVTKAAQGRQMPVEELMKHAGGRVWSGTQAKERGLVDVLGSFDTAVKIAAEKAGIMGDYRLSFYPRQKPLLEKMLTDLSEAEVKIFAGQEKVFTPYLQQIESLQRMNGIQVRLPGNLEIK, encoded by the coding sequence ATGGCATTTCTGCGCAATCTATTGGCCACTATCGTGGGCCTTTTTATTTTTTGTTTCCTATTGATTTTTCTTTTGGGCAGTATCGCTGCTTCTTCAGAATCCATACCCCATGTAGAGGACAACTCGGTATTACACCTGAACCTGTCCGGGGTGGTGGTAGAAAAAGCTGTGGATGACCCATTGCAGGAGCTTCTTGGGGGCGGACCAGCACCCATCAGCTTATTAGACCTCCTGGCAGCCATTGATGCTGCGGCGTATGACGATCGTATTCGCGGCATTTACATCGAGCCTCAATTCCTTTCGGCTGGTTATTCCTCGCTGCAGGAGATCAGAGATGCCATCATCGACTTTAAAAGTTCAGGGAAGTTTGTACATGCTTACGGAGAATACATCAGCGAAGGGGACTATTACCTCGTGTCAGTAGCTGACTCCATATACCTGAATCCTCAAGGGTCGTTGGAGTTCAACGGGTTGACGGCCGGAGTTACCTTTTTCAAAGGACTTTTTGATAAACTGGAGATAGAGCCGGAGATTTTCAGAGTTGGAGAATACAAGAGCTTTGTGGAGCCATTCATTCGCAAGTCTATGAGTGAAGAAAACAGGCGCCAGTTGACCGAATTGATCACATCTGTGCATGATACCTATTTGCAAAATGTTTCTGCTACCCGTGGCATCTCAGTGGATGCCCTGAAGGAGATTTCAGATCAAATGAAGGTGCGCTTACCAGAAGATGCGGCGCGGGTAGGCTTGGTGAGTAAAGTGGCGTATGAAGATGAGATGGTTGACTTACTTAAATCGGAAGTAGGACTAGGGTCTGGTGAAGACCTTACGCTGATCACCTTTGATAAATATATGAAGACCACTTCCGCCAGCAGTCTGTCCAGCAATAAGATCGCTGTGATCGTGGCCAATGGCGATATTGTGATGGGCGAGGTGGATGACGCTGTGGGTAGTGATCAGTTTGCTAAGGAGATTAGAAAAGCACGGGAGAGCAGTTCTGTCAAAGCGATAGTCCTGAGGGTGAATTCTCCCGGTGGCAGCCTGACAGCCTCAGATATCATTTGGAGAGAAATCATGCTTACCAAAGGCAAAAAGCCCATCATTGCCTCTATGTCAGATGTGGCCGCTTCCGGAGGATATTTCATCGCCATGCCCTGCGATACCATCGTGGCTCAGCCCAATACCATCACCGGATCCATTGGGATTTTTGGATTACTTTTCAACTTTGGTGACTTTCTGGAGAACAAGCTGGGCATCACCAATGAGAGCGTATCCACTGGCGAGTTTTCGGACCTCATGACAGTGACCAGATCACTTACAGAATATGAGCGATCAATTATTCAAAATCAGGTAGAAGAGGGATACCGTACCTTTGTAACCAAAGCTGCGCAAGGTAGACAGATGCCGGTAGAGGAGCTGATGAAACATGCCGGAGGTCGCGTATGGAGTGGTACCCAAGCCAAGGAGAGAGGTCTGGTCGATGTACTGGGCTCCTTTGATACGGCAGTAAAAATAGCCGCTGAAAAGGCCGGGATCATGGGCGATTATCGCCTGAGCTTTTACCCCAGACAAAAACCGCTTTTAGAAAAAATGCTGACTGATCTTAGTGAGGCAGAGGTGAAGATTTTCGCCGGTCAGGAGAAGGTATTTACTCCTTATCTTCAGCAGATCGAATCTTTGCAAAGAATGAACGGCATACAGGTGCGCCTGCCCGGCAATCTGGAGATTAAGTAA
- the bioB gene encoding biotin synthase BioB: MEIRNDWTKEEIKAIFDKPVLELIYEAATVHRQHNDPSEVQVCTLLSIKTGGCPEDCAYCPQAARYHTDVKVHKLLDVDFVMEKAKKAQESGSTRFCMGAAWREVRDNRDFDKVIEMVSGVNSLGMEVCCTLGMLTETQAQKLKDAGLYAYNHNLDTSEEHYEEIISTRTYDDRLETIDNVRKAEISVCSGGIIGLGEANEDRIGMLHTLATMSEHPESVPVNALVPVPGTPLEDQEKVSVWDMVRMIATARIIMPKAMVRLSAGRVRMSVEEQALCFLAGANSIFAGDELLTTPNPEVDQDKAMFQTLNLKPRASFKGAAAEKFLV, encoded by the coding sequence ATGGAAATACGCAACGACTGGACCAAAGAAGAGATAAAAGCAATATTTGATAAGCCTGTACTGGAGCTGATCTACGAGGCTGCAACGGTGCACCGCCAACACAATGACCCTTCCGAGGTGCAGGTTTGTACCTTGCTCTCAATCAAAACCGGAGGTTGTCCTGAGGACTGTGCTTATTGCCCTCAGGCTGCCCGCTATCATACAGACGTGAAAGTGCATAAGCTTCTTGATGTGGATTTTGTGATGGAAAAAGCCAAAAAAGCCCAGGAGAGCGGAAGTACCCGATTCTGCATGGGAGCTGCATGGCGTGAGGTACGTGATAACCGAGATTTTGATAAAGTGATTGAGATGGTTTCCGGGGTGAATTCTCTGGGAATGGAAGTGTGTTGTACATTGGGGATGCTCACAGAAACTCAGGCGCAAAAACTAAAGGATGCCGGCCTATATGCTTACAATCATAACCTGGACACCTCTGAGGAGCATTACGAAGAGATCATTTCCACCCGCACTTACGATGACAGGTTGGAGACGATAGATAATGTGAGAAAAGCCGAGATATCTGTCTGCTCAGGAGGTATCATAGGGCTGGGAGAGGCCAATGAAGACCGAATAGGAATGCTCCATACTCTGGCTACCATGAGTGAGCACCCTGAGTCTGTTCCTGTGAATGCGTTGGTGCCTGTACCAGGCACGCCATTGGAGGATCAGGAGAAAGTATCTGTGTGGGACATGGTGAGGATGATTGCTACGGCACGGATCATTATGCCAAAGGCCATGGTCAGGTTGTCTGCTGGCAGAGTGCGGATGTCTGTGGAGGAGCAGGCCCTTTGCTTCCTGGCAGGAGCTAATTCCATTTTTGCGGGCGATGAGTTGCTGACCACCCCCAACCCTGAAGTGGATCAGGACAAAGCCATGTTTCAGACACTAAATTTGAAGCCCAGAGCTTCATTTAAAGGAGCAGCAGCCGAAAAATTCCTTGTTTAA
- a CDS encoding histidine kinase has translation MDLKIRNKLALVMILFALAVISLLSALYYIQFKEALKERVFLQLSSVKQLKVSQVRQRIEALVFDFLSNQAFAEQPDNAGVLIAEGFISQDTVISVYPLLFPEVIGSVVIQDLTPHDPKGQITLGLFKKEANRVRFGIFRPNIQSILMERTGLGETGESYLVGEDMTMRSSSRFFPERRPTDIVVKSQGVINALDGEEGYGLISDYRGVTVFSAYERLDVSNLTWVILSEIDEQEALFPLKSLRTNLIIVLGIILIFVFIVSYELSRQLVKPVLITEEQLRKMSKGIFESTFDVVKREDEIGQMFSALERLIAALKQTVVFANEIGSGNFEARYDLLSSEDKLGAALMGMKERLQAYQVSEKRLKLENQRSLISGEEKERQRLSQELHDGLGPMLTILKIKVESSTIQMDEKRELMRLFDETLGEMRKISNNLMPSVLRDFGAGEAIRNLVKQIGQDRLQVHYQYDPNVKISIPTNISIALYRVAQEAVNNVLKHARASVLNISLTEFTDRVSLYIQDNGQGFDPENVTLGNGLRNMRERINVENGIFELTSDSKGSVIEVEIPLV, from the coding sequence GTGGATCTTAAAATCCGTAACAAGCTTGCTTTGGTGATGATTCTCTTCGCACTGGCAGTGATCTCACTGTTATCGGCGCTGTATTACATACAGTTCAAGGAAGCTCTGAAAGAGAGAGTATTCTTACAGCTGTCCTCAGTCAAGCAGCTCAAGGTGTCTCAGGTGAGGCAGCGCATAGAAGCCCTGGTATTTGATTTTTTATCCAATCAGGCTTTCGCAGAGCAGCCAGACAATGCGGGCGTTTTGATCGCTGAGGGGTTCATCAGTCAGGATACAGTGATATCAGTCTATCCGCTACTCTTTCCAGAGGTTATCGGATCGGTGGTTATTCAGGACCTCACACCTCATGACCCAAAAGGACAAATCACCCTGGGCTTATTCAAGAAAGAAGCCAACAGAGTCAGGTTTGGTATTTTCCGCCCAAATATTCAGTCAATCCTCATGGAGCGAACGGGTCTGGGAGAAACGGGAGAATCATATCTGGTTGGCGAGGATATGACCATGAGATCAAGTTCCAGGTTTTTTCCTGAAAGAAGACCCACCGATATTGTAGTGAAGAGCCAGGGAGTGATCAATGCACTGGATGGGGAAGAGGGGTACGGACTCATTAGTGATTATCGTGGAGTGACAGTTTTTAGTGCCTACGAGCGATTAGACGTTTCTAATCTCACCTGGGTGATTCTTTCAGAGATTGATGAGCAGGAGGCACTGTTCCCCTTAAAAAGCCTTCGCACCAATCTCATTATCGTATTGGGTATTATCCTCATTTTCGTGTTTATCGTTTCCTACGAGCTCTCCCGCCAACTGGTGAAGCCGGTGTTGATCACCGAAGAGCAACTACGCAAAATGTCCAAAGGTATCTTTGAGTCTACTTTTGATGTGGTGAAGCGTGAAGATGAGATTGGCCAGATGTTTAGCGCGCTTGAGCGCCTCATCGCGGCGTTGAAGCAGACGGTGGTTTTTGCAAATGAGATTGGGTCAGGAAATTTTGAGGCCAGATACGACCTCCTGAGTTCAGAGGACAAGCTGGGGGCGGCCCTCATGGGCATGAAGGAACGATTGCAGGCCTATCAGGTGAGTGAGAAACGGCTGAAATTGGAAAACCAGCGTTCTTTGATTAGTGGAGAGGAAAAAGAGAGACAACGATTATCGCAGGAGCTGCATGACGGATTGGGGCCTATGCTCACCATCCTGAAGATCAAAGTGGAATCAAGTACCATACAGATGGACGAGAAAAGGGAACTCATGCGACTCTTTGATGAGACATTGGGCGAAATGAGAAAGATTTCTAATAACCTGATGCCAAGTGTGCTGAGAGATTTTGGGGCTGGGGAGGCCATCCGAAACCTCGTGAAACAGATCGGCCAGGATCGGTTGCAGGTGCATTATCAGTATGATCCGAATGTAAAAATCAGCATCCCTACCAATATTTCTATCGCGCTTTATCGGGTGGCTCAGGAGGCAGTAAACAATGTGTTGAAACATGCCCGGGCATCGGTTCTGAATATTTCTTTGACAGAATTTACCGATCGGGTGAGTCTCTACATACAGGACAATGGGCAGGGTTTTGACCCTGAAAATGTGACCCTGGGCAATGGACTAAGAAACATGAGGGAGCGTATAAACGTAGAAAATGGTATTTTTGAGCTTACTTCGGATAGTAAAGGTTCCGTAATAGAAGTAGAAATCCCTCTTGTATGA
- a CDS encoding response regulator transcription factor, whose protein sequence is MSKISVIVVDDHQLFREGVRSLFAEDDLISIEGEADSAESMYSFFDQALPEVVLMDITMPGADGLSIIRESRKRFPDVKFIVLTMHADGQYVVKAVRSGAFGYLLKNADKEELSEAILTVSKGKKYFNSEISQLMVGNISLEGDNTQRLSERETQVLQLVSNGKTTKEIAEELFVSSRTVETHRVNMMKKLDVQNTAELIKKAVKLKLI, encoded by the coding sequence ATGAGTAAAATTAGCGTTATCGTAGTTGATGATCATCAGCTTTTCAGAGAAGGAGTGAGGTCACTCTTTGCCGAGGATGATCTTATTTCCATTGAAGGAGAAGCAGACTCTGCAGAGAGTATGTATTCGTTTTTTGATCAGGCACTTCCAGAAGTAGTGCTCATGGATATTACCATGCCCGGCGCGGATGGGTTGTCCATCATAAGGGAAAGTCGGAAGCGATTTCCCGACGTGAAGTTTATCGTACTTACCATGCACGCCGATGGGCAGTACGTAGTGAAGGCTGTGAGAAGCGGCGCTTTTGGTTACCTGCTGAAAAACGCAGATAAGGAAGAGCTCAGTGAAGCCATCCTCACCGTAAGTAAAGGGAAGAAGTATTTCAATAGTGAAATCTCTCAACTTATGGTGGGTAATATATCGCTGGAAGGAGACAATACACAGCGACTCTCTGAACGTGAAACGCAAGTGCTACAGCTCGTCTCCAATGGCAAAACCACCAAAGAAATAGCCGAGGAGCTCTTTGTGAGTTCCCGTACGGTAGAGACCCATCGGGTGAATATGATGAAGAAGCTGGATGTACAGAACACCGCAGAACTGATCAAAAAGGCGGTAAAATTGAAGCTCATCTAA
- a CDS encoding ABC transporter permease produces MNQATSPPKLADRFLKWYCHEDLLDEIQGDLYEQFHKNLKTKGLTTAKRKFTLDVIRFFRPSSFKSTQLSMNTQIIANYIKVAFRVFKKEKAYTFTNVFGLALGITCSLFIYLWVNDELKYNQWPAHVDDIHYVLVNQIESSGTIHTWRTTPQPLREVLQDKYPAIEKAAITNWGATLILKKGREHVTLSGHYGSPELFEIFSIPFIQGDHQLLYKQPESIVINESSAARYFGDDWRSKNLIGQSITDKNNRTFTLAGIFENIPKHSTLKFDFIIPFDYYVLINPSQKHWGNYNHNMYVKLAPGYSTASANDNILNAISENRPDQEETAPLILQPFSSLYLYNKYEQGQLSGGRIDYVRLLSISAILILILAGVNFMNLTTAKSAKRSRETGIRKVMGAVKSSLRAQFLTEAILITLLAFILSAFFTMGLLPYFNVLAGKEIGADFFTPSFILASLGLILSIGFISGLYPAIYMASLHPILSLKGIMRADRSNALFRKGLVVFQFVITIVMIFGSITIYKQLQYVFSKNLGLDRENVIKMGFGDLNPQTFEIYKERLLQMPGIKAVAASDGDPTNIGSSTSDPYWTGRDEHTDVYFNILGVNPDFIPLMSIQLKEGRNFDRNIASDSNNYLINEVSANIMGFDNPIGQDLEFWGQKGKIIGVTKNFHIQSLHAPYKPLIIRMDPEPSLMLIKTKSNMTQEAIASMETLHKEFQPDRTFDFTFMDKAYNERYKSELLVSQLTLYFTIVAIVISCLGLLSLVSFNTEVKTKEIGIRKVMGASTASILSLIGKEFLMLVFIAIALASPLAYFIMQDWLNQFAFRIDLDLSLFLMAGMSGLLLTILTIGHHTLQAALRNPADSLRDE; encoded by the coding sequence ATGAACCAAGCCACCTCACCGCCCAAACTGGCCGACCGCTTTCTGAAATGGTATTGTCACGAGGATCTGCTTGATGAGATCCAGGGCGATCTGTATGAGCAATTCCATAAAAACCTAAAGACCAAAGGTCTGACCACCGCCAAAAGAAAATTCACGCTAGATGTCATTCGTTTTTTTCGTCCCTCAAGTTTCAAATCAACTCAACTGAGTATGAACACACAAATTATTGCCAACTACATCAAAGTAGCCTTTCGAGTCTTCAAAAAAGAAAAGGCCTACACCTTCACCAATGTATTCGGACTGGCTTTGGGCATCACCTGCAGTCTGTTTATTTATCTGTGGGTCAATGATGAACTCAAGTACAACCAATGGCCTGCCCATGTAGATGACATACACTATGTGCTGGTCAACCAAATAGAGTCATCAGGAACCATACATACCTGGAGAACTACACCTCAGCCACTGCGGGAAGTCTTACAGGATAAGTATCCGGCTATAGAAAAAGCCGCGATTACCAATTGGGGGGCCACCTTGATTCTTAAAAAAGGCCGGGAACATGTGACGCTTTCCGGTCATTACGGCTCTCCAGAACTTTTTGAAATTTTCTCAATCCCATTTATTCAAGGTGACCATCAGTTGCTCTATAAGCAGCCTGAATCCATTGTGATCAACGAGTCCTCTGCAGCCCGCTATTTTGGGGATGACTGGCGCTCAAAAAACCTGATAGGACAAAGTATTACTGATAAGAACAACCGCACTTTTACCCTAGCGGGGATCTTCGAAAACATTCCAAAACATTCTACACTCAAGTTTGATTTCATTATTCCCTTTGATTACTACGTGCTCATAAACCCTTCTCAGAAACACTGGGGAAACTATAACCACAACATGTACGTGAAGCTGGCTCCGGGGTATTCTACGGCCTCAGCCAACGACAACATTCTGAATGCCATTTCCGAAAACCGACCAGACCAGGAGGAAACAGCTCCGCTCATTCTACAGCCCTTTTCAAGTCTATACCTTTACAACAAATATGAGCAAGGTCAGCTTTCAGGAGGCAGAATTGACTATGTACGACTATTAAGCATCTCGGCTATCCTTATTCTGATATTAGCAGGTGTAAACTTCATGAACCTCACCACTGCCAAGTCTGCTAAACGCTCCAGGGAAACTGGTATCAGAAAGGTCATGGGAGCGGTGAAATCCTCACTGCGAGCTCAGTTTCTCACTGAAGCAATACTGATCACACTGTTGGCTTTCATTCTCTCTGCATTCTTCACCATGGGCCTCCTTCCATACTTCAATGTACTGGCAGGCAAGGAAATAGGTGCTGACTTCTTCACACCATCTTTCATCCTGGCTTCCCTCGGACTTATTCTTTCCATCGGGTTCATTTCAGGCTTGTATCCGGCCATTTACATGGCGTCCCTGCACCCCATTCTGTCACTCAAGGGAATCATGCGGGCAGATCGATCCAATGCGCTTTTCAGAAAAGGACTGGTGGTGTTCCAATTTGTCATTACAATCGTCATGATTTTTGGGTCAATTACCATTTACAAACAACTCCAATATGTATTTAGCAAAAACCTGGGGCTAGACCGAGAGAATGTTATTAAAATGGGCTTTGGCGATCTCAATCCACAGACATTTGAGATCTATAAAGAAAGGCTCTTGCAAATGCCCGGCATCAAGGCGGTGGCAGCCTCAGATGGAGATCCGACGAATATAGGAAGTTCCACTTCTGACCCTTACTGGACTGGGAGGGATGAGCATACCGATGTTTACTTCAACATCCTGGGTGTCAATCCAGATTTCATACCGCTGATGTCTATTCAACTAAAGGAAGGTAGAAATTTTGACCGCAACATTGCCAGTGACTCCAACAACTACCTGATCAATGAGGTCTCTGCTAACATTATGGGTTTTGATAATCCTATAGGACAGGATCTGGAGTTTTGGGGACAGAAAGGAAAAATCATTGGTGTGACGAAAAACTTTCACATCCAGTCTCTACACGCTCCCTACAAGCCCCTGATCATTCGCATGGATCCTGAGCCTTCCCTTATGTTGATCAAGACCAAAAGCAATATGACTCAGGAGGCCATCGCCTCCATGGAAACACTTCATAAGGAGTTTCAGCCGGATAGGACTTTTGATTTTACCTTTATGGACAAGGCCTATAATGAGCGATATAAAAGTGAACTTCTGGTCAGTCAGCTTACTCTCTACTTTACCATAGTGGCGATCGTCATTTCCTGCCTGGGTTTACTCAGCCTGGTATCGTTCAATACAGAGGTCAAAACGAAGGAAATAGGTATCAGAAAGGTAATGGGCGCCTCAACGGCAAGCATCCTCTCCCTCATTGGCAAAGAGTTTCTTATGCTTGTCTTCATCGCCATTGCACTGGCATCTCCACTGGCCTATTTTATCATGCAGGATTGGCTGAATCAGTTTGCTTTTAGGATTGACCTTGACTTGTCACTCTTCTTAATGGCAGGCATGAGCGGATTGTTGCTCACTATCCTTACCATTGGGCACCACACTCTTCAAGCGGCCTTGAGAAATCCAGCCGATTCTCTAAGAGATGAATAG
- a CDS encoding PadR family transcriptional regulator has translation MNDSSIGSLEETILLIVLVMQEDVYGVSVVEEYEKRTGKTISIPAIHTVLSRLEKKGFVSSQMGGATSERGGRKKRIFEITRTGYKILAELKATRDELWEMAPQFNTI, from the coding sequence ATGAATGACTCTAGTATCGGTAGCCTTGAAGAAACCATCCTTTTGATTGTATTGGTGATGCAGGAGGATGTGTATGGAGTCTCGGTGGTGGAAGAGTACGAAAAGCGCACCGGAAAAACCATCTCCATACCAGCCATACATACTGTATTGAGCCGTTTGGAAAAAAAGGGATTTGTGTCCTCTCAGATGGGTGGTGCCACCTCCGAGCGGGGCGGCCGAAAAAAACGCATTTTCGAAATCACCAGGACTGGTTATAAAATCCTCGCCGAACTGAAGGCCACCAGAGATGAACTATGGGAAATGGCACCTCAATTCAATACCATATGA